GGCGGCAAAGCTAGCTGAAGCAGTGGAAGTCACTAGTGTTGGCTGTATGCGGTTTTGTGGCCGGGGTCCCCTGGTGGCAGTAGACCCAGCGGATAGCTTCTATGAGTTAGTCACCCCGGAGGATACTCCGTCAATTGTGGCTGCACTCCAGGGTGGAACGGCCACCGCGAATCAGGGCGATCGCAACCACCCCTTCCTCACCCGTCAGATGCCGATTGTGCTGGAGAACTGCGGCAACATCGATCCAGAACGGATTGAAGCCTATATTGCCACGGGGGGCTATCTGCAATTACACCACGCCCTCACCGAAATCACCCCCGCCCAAGTCTTGGAGGAAGTCACAAAGAGTGGGCTGAGAGGTCGCGGCGGCGGTGGCTATCCCACAGGTTTGAAGTGGGCAACCGTTGCCAAGATGCCCCCCCGGCCAAAAATATGTGGT
This genomic stretch from Neosynechococcus sphagnicola sy1 harbors:
- a CDS encoding (2Fe-2S) ferredoxin domain-containing protein produces the protein MDITDLNAIAQKERERQKTTRIRCCTAAGCLSSGAAAVKNGLEAAVQAAKLAEAVEVTSVGCMRFCGRGPLVAVDPADSFYELVTPEDTPSIVAALQGGTATANQGDRNHPFLTRQMPIVLENCGNIDPERIEAYIATGGYLQLHHALTEITPAQVLEEVTKSGLRGRGGGGYPTGLKWATVAKMPPRPKICGL